In Massilistercora timonensis, the following are encoded in one genomic region:
- the nagB gene encoding glucosamine-6-phosphate deaminase gives MIICKAKDYSELSRKAANIIASQILMKPNCVLGLATGSSPVGTYKELIQWYERGDLDFSGITSINLDEYRGLSGDNDQSYRYFMNTNLFDHVNIDKARTNVPDGLEPDAAKACSDYDQIIENAGGIDLQLLGLGHNGHIGFNEPADAFACGTQCVDLTESTINANKRFFASEDDVPRQAYTMGIGSIMKARKILVVVSGEDKAEILKKVVCGPITPQVPASVLQLHPDVTIVADEAALSKM, from the coding sequence ATGATTATCTGTAAAGCAAAAGATTATTCTGAATTAAGCCGGAAAGCGGCAAACATCATCGCGTCTCAGATCCTGATGAAGCCCAACTGTGTCCTGGGTCTTGCCACAGGCTCTTCTCCGGTAGGCACCTACAAGGAGCTGATCCAGTGGTATGAGCGGGGAGATCTGGATTTCTCCGGGATCACCAGTATCAATCTGGACGAGTACCGCGGCTTAAGCGGGGACAACGATCAGAGCTACCGGTATTTTATGAACACCAATCTTTTTGACCATGTAAATATCGACAAAGCTCGCACCAATGTGCCGGACGGACTGGAACCGGACGCTGCCAAAGCCTGCAGCGATTATGACCAGATCATCGAAAATGCCGGCGGTATCGACCTGCAGCTCCTGGGCCTTGGCCATAACGGACATATCGGCTTCAACGAGCCGGCAGACGCATTCGCCTGCGGCACTCAGTGTGTGGATCTGACGGAAAGCACCATCAATGCCAACAAGCGTTTCTTCGCTTCTGAAGACGATGTTCCGCGCCAGGCCTATACCATGGGTATCGGAAGCATTATGAAAGCAAGAAAGATCCTGGTAGTGGTCAGCGGCGAAGACAAGGCCGAGATCTTGAAGAAGGTTGTCTGCGGACCCATCACCCCACAGGTACCGGCTTCTGTCCTGCAGCTCCATCCAGATGTAACCATCGTGGCAGATGAAGCAGCTCTCTCAAAAATGTAA